One stretch of Musicola paradisiaca NCPPB 2511 DNA includes these proteins:
- a CDS encoding YciY family protein: protein MKRSRNEVSRWRMLRQVQRRRARWLEAQSRSYRHIRHIRLLQEKLHRRSHLYAVVYEW, encoded by the coding sequence ATGAAACGCAGTCGCAATGAAGTCAGCCGTTGGCGTATGTTGCGCCAGGTTCAGCGCCGTCGGGCCCGTTGGTTGGAAGCGCAATCCCGCAGTTATCGCCATATCCGTCATATCCGTTTGTTGCAGGAAAAACTGCATCGTCGTTCCCATCTCTATGCGGTTGTCTACGAGTGGTGA